The following are from one region of the Silene latifolia isolate original U9 population chromosome 9, ASM4854445v1, whole genome shotgun sequence genome:
- the LOC141598444 gene encoding stemmadenine O-acetyltransferase-like, with the protein MKLEMKIISKEIIKPSSPTPSNLKALKLSIFDQMFPPYHFPMLLFYNAPTDATPLQITNLKSSLSHTLVQFYPLAGRCIDDGTVSCNDEGIPFIETQVNSSLTEFLALSNKLDYLTQLLPPQESLCPEAGLISDMVPLAIQINVFICGGVVIGCFMFHKLLDTSSLGTFFQYWAAKTTQRNHDAVYPIFDPIVKAFPPCPSTDLIKPVDLPAKSCPFVVLVKSFRFTKTAINDLKVMAGTEVHPNPTSFETVMGFVWESVVAAGCSALMAEYESVMKTTSLLVAINMRPRANPPLPRNSMGNCVIEEVGNSKTQGTFPELVGEIHSTICKAKSTIEAFQGVNAVEEIREDRMAKIQILLEGNPSTYHVSSLSNLGLNEADFGFGKPNWIIPTDGKMSMMDRNYIFLTDYYDLNGEGIEVWLFLEEKEMQVLETNPRFLKFASPY; encoded by the coding sequence AtgaagttagaaatgaaaataatCTCAAAAGAAATCATAAAACCATCATCTCCAACACCTTCGAATCTGAAAGCATTAAAACTTTCAATATTTGACCAAATGTTTCCTCCCTACCACTTTCCCATGCTTCTCTTTTACAATGCACCAACAGACGCAACACCTCTTCAAATCACTAACCTTAAATCCTCCCTCTCTCACACACTTGTTCAGTTCTACCCTCTTGCCGGTCGTTGTATCGACGATGGCACTGTCTCTTGCAACGATGAAGGCATACCCTTCATCGAAACTCAAGTCAATTCCAGTCTCACGGAATTTCTTGCCTTGTCAAACAAGCTCGACTACCTAACCCAATTGCTACCACCTCAAGAAAGCTTGTGTCCTGAAGCGGGACTTATCTCGGACATGGTCCCACTTGCAATCCAAATCAATGTTTTTATATGTGGTGGAGTTGTCATCGGTTGCTTCATGTTCCACAAGCTTCTTGACACTTCATCCTTGGGTACCTTCTTCCAGTATTGGGCCGCTAAGACAACCCAACGAAATCATGATGCGGTGTACCCGATTTTTGACCCGATTGTCAAGGCTTTTCCTCCTTGTCCTTCGACGGATCTGATCAAACCCGTGGATCTACCCGCCAAATCCTGTCCTTTCGTTGTATTGGTCAAGAGTTTTCGATTCACCAAAACTGCTATAAATGACCTTAAGGTCATGGCCGGGACTGAGGTACACCCAAACCCGACTTCATTTGAGACAGTCATGGGGTTCGTCTGGGAGAGTGTTGTTGCTGCCGGGTGCAGTGCACTTATGGCAGAATACGAGTCAGTTATGAAGACGACGTCTCTGTTAGTAGCCATTAACATGAGGCCGCGAGCTAACCCGCCACTTCCTAGGAACTCAATGGGGAATTGTGTAATTGAAGAGGTAGGCAATTCAAAGACACAAGGGACATTCCCAGAGCTTGTTGGGGAAATTCATAGTACTATTTGTAAGGCCAAGTCAACAATCGAAGCATTTCAAGGGGTAAACGCAGTAGAGGAGATACGTGAAGATCGAATGGCTAAAATACAAATCCTTTTGGAAGGTAATCCGAGTACGTACCATGTTAGTAGTTTATCTAACCTTGGATTGAATGAGGCGGATTTCGGGTTTGGGAAACCGAATTGGATCATCCCAACTGATGGGAAAATGTCGATGATGGATAGGAATTATATCTTCTTGACTGATTATTATGATTTAAATGGTGAAGGAATTGAAGTGTGGTTGTTCTTGGAGGAGAAAGAGATGCAAGTCCTAGAGACTAATCCACGATTCCTTAAATTTGCTTCCCCTTATTAA